Proteins from one Mycobacterium sp. HUMS_12744610 genomic window:
- a CDS encoding virulence factor Mce family protein, with protein MSAGRAIRHRCWQALALSVAALVLSSCGWKGIANVAIPGGPGTGANSYTVYVQMPDTLAINGNSKVMVADVYVGSIRAIQLKNWVATLTLGIDKSVKLPKNATAKIGQTSLLGSQHVELAAPHNPSPQLLEDGDTIPLKHSSAFPTTEQTLASLALILRGGGIPNLEVLQNEVYNILNGRGDQIRSFLGKLDTFTTQLDEQRHDITHAIDSTNRLLAYAGGRADVLDRVLTDVPPLLKHFADTKNLLINATDAVGRLSQSANQYLSEARGPLHQDLQALQCPLKELGRASPYLIGALKLMLTLPFDIDTVPKIFRGDYLNISLTLDLTYSAIDNAFLTGTGLSGSLRALEQSFGRDPETMIPDVRYTPNPNDAPGGPLVERGDRNC; from the coding sequence ATGAGCGCGGGACGCGCGATCCGGCACCGCTGCTGGCAGGCCCTCGCGCTGAGCGTGGCCGCGCTGGTGCTCAGCTCCTGTGGCTGGAAGGGGATCGCCAACGTCGCGATCCCGGGCGGGCCGGGCACGGGGGCGAACTCCTACACCGTCTACGTGCAGATGCCCGACACGCTGGCCATCAACGGCAACAGCAAGGTGATGGTCGCCGACGTCTACGTCGGGTCCATCCGGGCGATCCAGCTGAAGAACTGGGTGGCCACGCTGACGCTCGGCATCGACAAGAGCGTCAAGCTGCCCAAGAACGCCACCGCCAAGATCGGGCAGACCTCCCTGCTGGGCTCCCAGCACGTGGAGTTGGCGGCACCGCACAACCCGTCGCCGCAGCTGCTCGAGGACGGCGACACCATCCCGCTCAAGCACTCGTCGGCGTTTCCCACCACCGAGCAGACGCTGGCCAGCCTTGCGCTGATCCTGCGCGGGGGCGGCATCCCCAACCTGGAGGTGCTGCAGAACGAGGTCTACAACATCCTCAACGGGCGCGGTGACCAGATCCGCTCGTTCCTGGGCAAATTGGACACCTTCACCACCCAGCTCGACGAACAGCGTCACGACATCACCCACGCGATCGATTCGACGAACCGGCTGCTGGCCTACGCGGGCGGGCGCGCCGACGTCCTCGACCGGGTGCTGACCGACGTCCCGCCGCTGCTCAAGCACTTCGCCGACACCAAGAACCTGCTGATCAACGCCACCGACGCGGTGGGACGGCTCAGCCAGTCCGCCAACCAGTACCTGTCGGAGGCGCGCGGGCCGCTGCACCAGGACCTGCAGGCGCTGCAGTGCCCGCTCAAGGAGCTGGGACGGGCCTCGCCGTACCTGATCGGCGCGCTGAAGCTGATGCTGACCCTGCCGTTCGACATCGACACGGTGCCGAAGATATTTCGCGGGGACTACCTCAACATTTCGCTGACGCTGGACCTGACCTACAGCGCCATCGACAACGCGTTCCTCACCGGCACCGGACTGTCGGGATCGCTGCGTGCTCTCGAGCAGTCGTTCGGCCGCGACCCGGAGACGATGATCCCCGACGTGCGCTACACCCCGAACCCGAACGACGCGCCGGGTGGGCCTCTGGTGGAGAGGGGGGACCGGAATTGCTGA
- a CDS encoding virulence factor Mce family protein yields MSTIFDIRNLRLPKLSRASVVIGSLVVMLALAAGYVGFRLYQKLTNNTVVAYFPDANALYPGDKVQIMGLRVGSIDKIEPAGDKMKVTFHYENKYKVPANASAVILNPTLVASRALQLEPAYKGGPVLADNAVIPENRTQVPVEWDELRDSITNIVSKLGPTKEQPTGPFGEVITAYADGLAGKGKQLNTTLNSLSQALTALNEGRGDFFAVVRSLALFVNALHADDQQFVALNQNLADVTTRLASSDGALANAVQQFDGLLSTVRPYLKQNRQVLTKDIDNLETVTNTLLQPESLNGLETFLHVGPTAVSNVNQVYHPSHGSVVAITAIANFANPMQFICSSIQAGSRLGYQESAELCAEYLAPILDAIKFNYPPFGLNLFSTAEALPKEVAYSEPRLQPPNGYKDTTVPGIWVPDTPTSHRNTQPGWIVAPGMQGQQVGPVTAGLLTPDSLAELMGGPDIAPVQSDLQTPPGPPNAYDENPILPPIGLNAPQVPIPPPPPGPGVIPGPVAPTPSPLDAGMGR; encoded by the coding sequence TTGAGCACCATCTTTGACATCCGCAATCTGAGACTGCCCAAGCTGTCGCGGGCGTCGGTCGTCATCGGGTCGCTGGTGGTGATGCTGGCCCTGGCCGCGGGGTACGTCGGCTTCCGGCTGTACCAGAAGCTGACCAACAACACCGTGGTGGCCTATTTTCCCGACGCCAACGCCCTCTATCCCGGCGACAAGGTCCAGATCATGGGCCTGCGGGTGGGATCGATCGACAAGATCGAGCCGGCCGGCGACAAGATGAAGGTGACCTTCCACTACGAGAACAAGTACAAGGTTCCGGCCAACGCCTCGGCGGTGATCCTCAACCCGACCCTGGTGGCCTCGCGGGCGCTCCAGCTGGAGCCCGCCTACAAGGGCGGTCCGGTGCTGGCCGACAACGCGGTGATCCCCGAGAACCGCACCCAGGTGCCGGTGGAATGGGATGAACTGCGCGACAGCATCACCAACATCGTGTCCAAGCTGGGCCCCACCAAGGAGCAACCGACCGGGCCGTTCGGCGAGGTCATCACGGCCTATGCCGACGGGCTGGCCGGCAAGGGCAAGCAGCTCAACACCACGCTCAACAGCCTGTCTCAGGCGTTGACCGCGCTCAACGAGGGGCGCGGAGACTTCTTCGCGGTGGTGCGCAGCCTGGCGCTGTTCGTCAACGCGCTGCACGCCGACGACCAGCAGTTCGTCGCGCTCAACCAGAACCTGGCGGACGTCACCACCCGGCTCGCGAGCTCCGACGGCGCCCTGGCCAACGCGGTGCAGCAGTTCGACGGCCTGCTGTCCACGGTGCGCCCTTACCTGAAGCAGAACCGGCAGGTGCTCACCAAGGACATCGACAACCTGGAGACCGTCACGAACACGCTGCTGCAACCGGAGTCCCTCAACGGGCTGGAGACCTTCCTGCACGTCGGTCCGACCGCAGTGTCGAACGTCAACCAGGTCTATCACCCGTCGCACGGATCGGTCGTCGCCATCACCGCGATCGCCAACTTCGCCAACCCGATGCAGTTCATCTGCAGTTCGATCCAGGCCGGCAGCCGGCTGGGCTATCAGGAGTCGGCCGAGCTGTGCGCGGAGTACCTGGCGCCGATCCTGGACGCGATCAAGTTCAACTACCCACCGTTCGGGTTGAACCTGTTCAGCACCGCCGAGGCGCTGCCCAAGGAGGTCGCCTACTCCGAGCCGCGGCTGCAGCCGCCCAACGGATACAAGGACACCACCGTCCCGGGCATCTGGGTGCCCGATACGCCGACCTCGCACCGCAACACCCAGCCGGGCTGGATCGTGGCCCCCGGGATGCAGGGGCAACAGGTGGGACCGGTCACCGCCGGGCTGTTGACCCCGGACTCGCTGGCCGAACTCATGGGCGGGCCCGACATCGCGCCGGTCCAGTCCGACCTGCAGACCCCGCCGGGGCCGCCGAACGCCTACGACGAGAACCCGATCTTGCCCCCGATAGGACTGAACGCGCCGCAGGTGCCGATTCCGCCTCCGCCGCCGGGCCCCGGCGTGATTCCGGGACCCGTCGCTCCGACACCGTCGCCTCTTGACGCGGGGATGGGCCGGTGA
- a CDS encoding virulence factor Mce family protein, producing MRSLEPANRPRIGLMGILVMLLVLGVGQSFTSVPMLFARPSYYGQFTDTGGISAGDKVRIAGMDVGKVEGLKIDGDHILMKFSIGTNTIGTESRLAVKTDTILGKKIMEIETRGSERLRPGSTLPIGQSTTPYQIYDAFFDVTKAASGWDIDTVKTSLHVLSQTIDQTYPHLSAALDGVAKFSDTIGKRDDQIKHLLAQANQVASVLGDRSEQVDRLLVNTKTLLAAFNERGQAINALLGNIAAFSEQVKGLVNDNPNLNHVLEQLHQISGLLVQRKDDIAKGFTEVGQFLPSLNEAIASGPFFKVVLHNLALYQIVQPWVDAAFKKRGIDPEDFWRSAGLPAYRFPDPNGTRFPNGAPPPAPPVLEGTPEHPGPAVPPGSPCSYTPAADGLPRPDNPLPCAGATTGPFGGPGFPAPVDVLTSPPNPDGLPPTPGIPIAGRPGDPPPDVPGTPVPLPTQAPPGARTENLAPAGPTPPPSTFAPGLPPGPPAPPGPGEQLPAPFINPGGTGGSGAAGGGSQN from the coding sequence ATGAGAAGCCTCGAACCCGCCAACCGGCCCCGGATCGGACTCATGGGCATCCTGGTCATGCTGCTCGTCCTCGGCGTGGGCCAAAGCTTCACCAGCGTCCCGATGCTGTTCGCCAGGCCCAGCTACTACGGGCAGTTCACCGATACCGGGGGCATCAGCGCCGGCGACAAGGTCCGCATCGCGGGCATGGACGTCGGCAAGGTGGAGGGCCTGAAGATCGACGGCGACCACATCTTGATGAAGTTCTCGATCGGGACCAACACCATCGGCACCGAGAGCCGGCTGGCCGTCAAGACCGACACGATCCTCGGCAAAAAGATCATGGAAATCGAGACGCGGGGTTCGGAGCGGCTGCGGCCCGGGTCCACCCTGCCAATCGGCCAGAGCACCACCCCCTACCAGATCTACGACGCGTTCTTCGACGTCACCAAGGCCGCCTCCGGCTGGGACATCGACACGGTCAAGACGTCGCTGCACGTGCTGTCGCAGACCATCGACCAGACCTACCCGCACCTGAGCGCCGCCCTGGACGGCGTCGCGAAGTTCTCCGACACCATCGGCAAGCGCGACGACCAGATCAAGCACCTGCTGGCCCAGGCCAACCAGGTGGCCAGCGTGCTGGGCGACCGCAGCGAGCAGGTCGACCGGCTGTTGGTGAACACCAAGACGCTGCTGGCGGCCTTCAACGAACGGGGCCAGGCCATCAACGCGCTGCTGGGCAATATCGCGGCCTTCTCCGAGCAGGTCAAGGGGCTGGTCAATGACAACCCCAACCTCAACCACGTGCTCGAACAGCTCCACCAGATCAGCGGCCTTTTGGTGCAGCGCAAAGACGACATCGCCAAGGGGTTCACCGAGGTCGGCCAGTTCCTGCCCTCGCTGAACGAGGCCATCGCGTCGGGACCGTTCTTCAAGGTGGTCCTGCACAATCTGGCCCTGTACCAGATCGTTCAGCCCTGGGTCGACGCAGCGTTCAAGAAGCGCGGCATCGACCCGGAGGACTTCTGGCGCAGCGCCGGGCTGCCGGCCTACCGGTTCCCCGACCCCAACGGCACCCGCTTCCCCAACGGCGCTCCACCACCGGCTCCCCCGGTGCTCGAGGGCACCCCCGAGCATCCGGGGCCGGCCGTCCCGCCCGGTTCGCCGTGTTCCTACACCCCGGCCGCTGACGGGCTGCCCCGGCCCGACAACCCGCTGCCTTGCGCCGGCGCGACCACCGGCCCGTTCGGTGGCCCGGGCTTCCCGGCCCCGGTCGACGTGCTGACGTCGCCGCCGAACCCCGACGGCTTGCCGCCCACGCCGGGTATCCCCATCGCCGGACGCCCCGGTGACCCGCCGCCGGACGTGCCGGGCACCCCGGTGCCGCTCCCGACACAGGCACCGCCGGGCGCGCGCACCGAGAACCTCGCGCCGGCCGGCCCGACGCCGCCGCCGTCGACGTTCGCCCCGGGCCTCCCGCCCGGGCCGCCGGCCCCGCCCGGGCCCGGCGAGCAACTCCCGGCGCCGTTCATCAACCCCGGCGGCACCGGCGGCAGCGGTGCGGCGGGAGGGGGGAGCCAGAATTGA